In the Sorghum bicolor cultivar BTx623 chromosome 4, Sorghum_bicolor_NCBIv3, whole genome shotgun sequence genome, ATTCGgccgcgacggcgacggcgaggtctcggcggcGTCTAAGCTGTGGGGGCTCTGCCTCTGCATGCGGACACGTCGAACGAGGACATGGGTGCACTCAGCGGCGAACACTGGCGGCGACGGCGGGCCGCTGGACGAGGAGGATGAGCTGGCGGGGGAGCAGGCGGAAGCCGCCGgagaggaggacgacgacgagcgCACGTGGCTGCGGGAGACGTTCGGGATGTACGAGATGGAGGGCACCGGGTGCATCACGCCGCTGAGCCTGAAGCTGGTGCTGGCTAGGCTCGGCGCGCGCCGGAACATCGCC is a window encoding:
- the LOC8059082 gene encoding putative calcium-binding protein CML23 is translated as MRTRRTRTWVHSAANTGGDGGPLDEEDELAGEQAEAAGEEDDDERTWLRETFGMYEMEGTGCITPLSLKLVLARLGARRNIAECQAIICRFDMDSDGVVSFNEFRTMMTV